In the genome of Streptomyces sp. Q6, the window TCGGACAGCTCATCCCCGAGCTGTCCGCGCTGGACAACGTGGCGTTGCCGCTGCTGCTCGCCGGGCGACCGCGGGCCGCGGCGCGGGCGGAGGCCGACGCGTGGCTTGAGCGGTTCGGCGTGCGCGGCCAGCGCGAGCTGCGCGCCGGCGAGATGAGCGGCGGCCAGGCCCAACGGGTCGCCCTGGCACGGGCACTGGTGACCGAGCCGAAGATCGTCTTCGCCGACGAGCCGACCGGCGCGCTCGACTCGCTGGCCACGGAGCAGGTCCTCGCGTCGCTGGTCCACACGACGCGCGAGACCCACACCGCGGTGGTCCTGGTGACGCACGAGGCACAGGTGGCGGCGTACGCGGACCGCGAGGTGCGCCTCCAGGACGGGGTGGTGCAGGACGCCTTCGGCGCGATGCCGTCGGGCTCGTCGTCCGCCGCGTCGGAGGTGGCGCGATGAGTGCCGGGTCCGACCTGCGGCTCGCCTGGCTCCTGACCCGGGGCGCCGACCGGCTGGAGCGGCGGCGGGCCGCGCTGACGGCGGTGGGGGCGGGGGCGGCGACGCTCTTCGCGCTCGGGGCGGTGGCCCTGGCGAGCATCCGGGGCCAGGTCTGGTTCCCGTACGGGTACGGCCTGTTGGACCAGCCCGGCACCCGGCAGGGCTTCGTGCTGGCGCTGCTGCTCCTGCTGGTGCCGGTGCTCGGCTTCCTCGGGCAGTGCGCCCGCATCGGCGCGGTCCACCGCGACCGGCGCCTGGCCGGGCTGCGGCTGTCGGGGGCGGGGCCGAAGCAGGTGCGGCGGATCGCGGCTCTGGAGGCCGGGCTCGCGTGCCTGGTGGGGGCGGTGGCCGGGCTCGTCGTGTTCACGGTGGCCGTGCTGTCCGTCGGACGGCTGCCGGACCCGGTCGCGTGGGCCGGCTCCGCCGTGGTGGTCGTGGCCGTTCCGGTCCTCGCGGCGCTGGTGAGCCGGTTCGCGCTGCGCCGGGTCATCGCCTCACCGCTCGGGCACGTGCGGCGGGAGCGGGCACGCGGCGGGCCGGGGCTGCTGGTGGGCCTGTTCCTGCCGGTGCTCCTGGTGGCCGCGGCGGTGGTGCTGGTCATGGCCCGGGGCTTCCGCGGTCAGGTCGCCGTCCTGCCGATGATCGTCATCGGCACGGTGGCGGTCACCGGGGCCGCCGCCCTGTGGATCACCGGTTTCTCGGCGAGGACGATGGGACGGCGACTCGCGGAGCGCGCGCAGAAGCCCGCCACGCTGCTGGCCGCGCACCGGCTCCAGGAGGATCCCTGGGCGGCGGCGCGCAGCCACGCCGCGGTCGTCCTGGTCACGGTCGTCGGCGTCGCCCTGATCGGCATCCGGCGGATCCTGATCGACCGGCTGCACGAACAGCGGCGCGAGGGGACCCTCGGCATGTCCATCGAGTACTACACGTTCGGCATCGACCTCACCGGGGCGGCCGTCGCCCTCGCCCTCCTGATCAGCATGGCCGCGCTGGCCGTGGGAGTCGCGGAGTCGCTGTCGTCCCGGCGCCGGGCCCTGGCCGCGCAGACCGCGAGCGGGGTGCCGCGCCGGGTCCTGATCCGCGCCCTGCTCCTGGAGACGGCCCTGCCGCTGGCCCCCGCCCTGCTCCTGGCCACGGCCGGTGGCACGGCGATCCACACGGCGTACGCCTCCGCCACGGACCAGGACGTGCCGTGGGCCGCCCCGCTCCTGGTCCCCGTCGCCGTCTACGGCTGTTGTCTCCTGGCCGCGGCGACCGCGCTGCCCCTGCTGCGCCGCTCGACGCATCCGGCGTACCTGCGGATGGCGTAAGAGAGTCCCGCCACGCGCAGGGGCGCCCGGAGAGGATCTCCGGGCGCCCCCTGCGTCGTAGGGACTACTTCGAAAGATTCGCCGGCGGTATCGGGGAAGCCGCCAGCGACTGCGGCGACGTCGTCGACGCGTACGCCGAGGGCGCCGACATGCCGGCCGTCGGATCCACCGCGGGCTCGCCGTCGACCTGCACGGGGACGCCGCCCACGATCCGGATCCCGGACTCGTCGAAGGCGCGCTTGATGCGCCAGCGCAGCTCGCGCTCCACGGTCAGGGACTTGCCGGGCATGGTCTTGGCGGAGACCCGCACCACCATCGAGTCGAGCAGCACGCTGTCGAGGCCGAGCACCTCGATGGGGCCCCACAGCATCTCGTTCCACGGCTCGGCCTTGCTCATGGCCTCGCCGGCCTCGGCCAGCACCGACTTGACCTTGTCGAGGTCCTCGTCGGCGCGGACGGTGACGTCGACGCCCGCGGTGGCCCAGCCCTGGGAGAGGTTGCCGATGCGCTTGACCTCGCCGTTGCGCACGTACCAGATCTCGCCGTTGTCGCCGCGCAGCTTGGTGACGCGCAGGCCGACCTCGATGACCTCGCCGGAGGCGACACCGGCGTCGATCGAGTCCCCGACGCCGTACTGGTCCTCCAGGATCATGAAGACGCCGGAGAGGAAGTCGGTCACGAGGTTGCGGGCGCCGAAGCCGATGGCCACGCCGGCGACACCGGCGGAGGCGAGCAGCGGTGCGAGATTGATCTCGAAAGTGCCGAGGATCATGAGCGCGGCTGTGCCGAGGATCACGAAGGACGCCACCGAGCGGAGCACGCTGCCGATGGCCTGCGAGCGCTGCCGCCGCCGCTCCACGTTCACCAGGAGCCCACCGAGCGCGGTGCCGTCGACGGCCTGCGCGGTGCGGTTCATGCGCTCTATCAGCTTGGTGATCGCGCGGCGGATGGCGACCCGCAGCACGACCGCGATCACGACGATCAGCAGCACCCGCAGGCCTATGCCCAGCCAGGTGGACCAGTTCTGCTCGACCCAGCTCGCGGCCTGTCCGGCCTGCTCCTGGGCGTCCTTGAGCGTGGGCTGTTCCTTCGTGTCGGAAGCCGGCAGGACGGTCGCGATCACAGCGGGTACCTCGGTGTTGCTCGGGGACGGGTGCGGGCTGACCCACCACACTAACGGGGCATCGTGTGTGGATTGTTGCCATGTTCGAGGGAGAGGCCGTGCCCGCCTGGGGATGAAGGACGTGTGGTCGAAAACACTCCCAGCCCGTTACGCGGACATGGTGGCGCCATGACCAGCCATGAGGGGAGACTGACTACGAGATCGTCCCGGCGCGAGCCACGCGCCGCCGGCGTACAAGGAGGCATCCGTGCCGCATGTCCTGGTCCTCAACGCGTCGTACGAGCCGCTCGGCGTCGTACCGCTCCGCCGCGCGCTCGTACTCGTCCTCGAGAACAAGGCCACGTGCCTCGAGGAGTCCGGCGCCTTCATGCACAGTGCGACCCGTACCGTCCCCGCCCCCAGCGTGGTCCGGCTCAAGCGGTTCGTACGGGTTCCCTACCGGGGGCCCGTTCCTCTGACCCGACGTGCGCTGTTCGCCCGTGACGGCGGCCGGTGCATGTACTGCGGTGGCGTCGCAACCAGCGTCGACCACGTCATCCCGCGCAGCCGCGGGGGTCAGCACGTCTGGGACAACGTGGTGGCGTCGTGCCGCCGCTGCAACCACACCAAGGCCGACCGCCACCTGGTGGAGATCGGCTGGCGCCTGCGCCACAAACCGGCCCCGCCGTCGGGCCTGGCCTGGCGCATCATCGGGACCGGGCATAGGGACCCGCGCTGGCTGCCGTACTTGCAGCCGTTCGGCGCGGACGAGGCACTGGCCCGGATCGAAGGCGTCTCCGCCTGATCATCGATCCGGGTCTTCGTGTGTGACGGGGGTGGCCGTGCGCCCGGTGGGCGGGCGGCCACCCCTTTCGTCCGCCGGGCGCTCCCCTGCTGCACACGCCCTGACGGGACGCTGTACGGGTGCGGCGAAGCCGCTGACTGATCGTCCAGTTCCACCTGGCGGGGTTCGACCTGGCCGGGTTCGACCTGGCCGGTGTGAACAACGGCTACCGGGTCGGCCACCAGGACGGGCGGACTCGCGCGTTTGCTGGACGACGACTCTATGCCCTCAACTCCCTTGTCCGGGCGCCTTGTTATGAACACACCGGCAGTCCGATCCGGGGTCGGACCGGGAGGGCGCGGCCGGAGCGGCCGGGCGTCGAAGGTAACGAGTTGGCCGACCGGGGGCCGCTCGCTATTGACGCCCCCTTCACGCGCGCCTTACCTTCCTCGCACCGATAGGAAACCTTCCTAACAGTCCTGCGAGGAGGCAGAGCGGCGATGGCGGTCACCCCCGGCACCCCCAGCGTGCTGCGTGTCATGAACGATCGGGCCGCGCTCGATCTCCTCGTCGCGCACGGGCCGCTCACCCGCACCCGGATCGGCGAGCTGACAGGGCTCTCGAAGCCGACCACCTCGCAGATCCTGGGGCGGCTCGAAGCCGCCGGGCTCGTGCGGACCACCGGGAGTCAGGCCGGGCGGCCCGGACCCAATGCGGTGCTGTACGAGATCGAGCCCGGGGCCGCGCACGTCGCCGCCCTGTCCGCCGACCCCACCGGCATCACCGCCGTCGTCGCCGACATCACCGGCGCCGAGCGGGGACGCTGCCGGATCGAGGCCGTCGCCGTCGCCGAGGACGTGCGGCACCGCACCGCGCAGCTCGTCGCCGAGGCCGTCGAAGGGGCCCTGGGCAAGGCCGGACTCCGGCCGGACGAGCTGACCGCCACCGTCATCGGCACCCCGGGCGCCATCGACCCGCACACCGGGCAGCTCCGGTACGCCCCGCACCTGCCGGGCTGGCACTCGCGCACCCTGCGCGCCGAGCTCGCCGAGGTCCTCGGCACGCCCGTCTCCATCGAGAACGACGTCAATCTCGCCGCCGTCGCCGAGCAGCACGAAGGCGCGGCCCAGGACCACGACGACTTCGTCCTCGCCTACGTCGACGAGGGCGTGGGCGCCGCCATCGTGCTGGGCGGGACGCTGCTGCGCGGCGCCACGGGCGGCGCGGGCGAGATCGGCTACATGCCGCTGCCGGGCGCCCCGCTCGCGCGCGGCGGCGACAGCGTCCACGCCCGTACCGACGGCGGCGGCGGTTTCCAGAGCCTTGTCGCCGCCCCCGCAGTGCGCCAACTCGCCGGGGGCGTGCACGACTTGGGCGAGGCCCTGAGCAACCCCGGTGTGCTCGACGAGGTCGCCCGGCGGCTCGCCACCGGGCTCGCCGCGGTCGTCGCTGTCGTCGACCCCGAACTCGTCGTGCTGTCCGGGACGGTCGCCCAGGCCGGCGGCGACGCCCTGCGGGAGCGGGTGGAGGAGGAGCTGTCCGGGCTCGCCCTGCCCCGGCCGCAGTTGCGCGTCAGCGAACTCGACGGCGATCCCATCCTCACCGGCGCCCTGCGCACCGCCCTCACCCAGGCCCGCGACACCGTCTTCGACACCAGCACCGCCTGACCCGCCCGCCCTCCCTCTCTCCCACGCCCCAACCCCCGTACACGTAAAGGACGTTCGCCATGCCGCGATGGCGCATACCCCTGCGCGCTCCCGTGGTACTCGCCTCGGCCGGGCTGTTGCTCGCCGGCTGCGCCAACCCGAGTACCGGCAGCGCCGACGACGATCCGACCAAGCCCGTGACCATCACGTTCTGGCACGGCTGGTCGGCGCCCGGCGAGGTGAAGGCGATCAACGACTCGATCGCCCGCTTCGAGAAGCTGCACCCGAACATCCGGGTCCGGGCGACCGGGAACGTCTCCGACGCCACCGTCAACCAGGCCCTGCGGGCCGGCGGCGACGAGGCTCCCGACGTCGTCTCGTCCTTCACCACCAACAACGTCGGCCAGTACTGCGACTCCGGCATGTGGGTCGACCTCGACCCGTTCATGAAGAAGACCGGACTGAAGAAGGACGAGGTCTTCCCGCGGTCGCTGCTCAACTACACGAGCTACCAGGGCAATCAGTGCGCTCTGCCGCTGCTCGCCGACGCGTTCGGCATGTACTACAACAAGGACGCCTTCAAGGAAGCGGGTATCGCGCGACCGCCGAAGACGATGTCCGAGTTCGTCGCCGACTCGAAGAAGCTCACCGAGAAGTCCGGGAACTCGTACAAGCGCGTCGGATTCATGCCGAACTTCCGGCTCTACCAGAACAGCCCGGACCGGCTGTTCGCCCAGTGGGGGCCGACGTACTTCGACAAGAGCGGGAAATCGCGGCTCGCGAAGGAGCCGGCCTCGTACGAGTTCTTCAAGACCGCGCGCAAGCTCGTGGACGCACAGGGCGGATATGACGCCCTGGAGAAGTTCCGGACGTCGTTCGGTGACGAGATGTCCAACCAGAACGCTTTTCTGAGCGGCAAGTTGGCCATGCATCTCGACGGTGAATGGCGCGGACTGATGCTCGACGACGCGAAGGCGAAGTTCGACTGGGGGGTCGCCCCGCTGCCGGTCCCCGACGACCAGGCCGAGACGTACGGGCGCGGCTATCTGACCGGCACCGTCGCCGGGATCGCGCACAGCAGCAAGCACCAGAACGCGGCGTGGGAACTGGTGAGGTTCCTGACGGCCGACACCGACCAGGTGGTGAAGTTCGCCAACGCGATCCACAACGTCCCGTCGACGTACGCCGCCCTCAAGTCGCCGAAGCTGGACGCCGATCCGACGTTCCGTACGTTCCTCGACATCGCGAAGAACAAATACAGCCAGGTCCTTCCGCCCTCCACGAACGGCGGCATGTACATCGTGCAGTTGCAGGACTTCTCGTACAGCGAGGAGGCCGGCGATGTCCCTGACCTGAAGAAGGGGCTGAAACGCCTCGACCGGCTCATCGACGCCGACACCCTGCAATCGAAGAACTGAGGGGCGGAGAAGGCACCATGGCACTCACACTTTCCCGGCCCGCGCGCCGCAGACTGCGCACGCTCGGCTTTCTCTCCCCGTGGCTGATCGGGTTCAGCGCGTTCTTCGCGTACCCGTTGATCGCCACCGTCTACTTCTCGTTCATGCACTACAACCAGATCAAGGCGCCCACCTTCGTGGGGCTGCGGAACTGGAAGTACGTGTTCCAGGACATGCCGCTCTTCGGTCCCGCGCTGTGGAACACGCTGTGGCTGGTCGTGATCATGGTGGCGCTGCGGGTCGTCTTCGGGCTGTCGCTCGGACTGCTCGTCACGAAGATCAAGAGCGGGGTCGGCTTCTTCCGTACCGCCTTCTACCTGCCGTATCTCGCGCCGCCGGTGGCCGCGACCGTCGCCTTCGTCTTCCTGCTCAACCCGGCGACCGGACCCGTCAACGAGGTACTCGGCAAGGTCGGCATCGACGGCCCCAACTGGTTCAACGACCCCGCCTGGGCCAAGCCGTCCCTCGTCCTGCTCTCCCTGTGGGGCATCGGCGACCTCATGGTCATCTTCATGGCCGCGCTCCTCGACGTACCGAAGGAGCAGTACGAGGCGGCCGACCTGGACGGGGCCGGGGCCTGGTCGAAGTTCCGGTTCGTGACCTGGCCGTCCATCACGCCGATCGTGATGTTCGCCGTCGTCACCGGCGTCGTACAGACCATGCAGTACTACACCCAGGCCCTGGTCGCCGGAAAGATCGCGTCCGGCGTCTCCATCGGCCCCGGGTCGGTGATCCAGCCCGGGTATCCCGACCACTCGACCCTGACCGTTCCGCAGCTCGTCTACTCGATGGGCTTCCAGAACTTCAACACCGGCGCGGCGTGCGTGCTCTCGCTCGTCCTGTTCGTCATCGCCATGGCCGTGACCATGCTGCTGATGCGCAAGCGCTCGGGCCTGCTCGCGGCGGAGGACTGAGACCCATGACCACGACGACACTGCGCCCGGCGGCGCCCACCACGACCGCCAAAGCCCCGTACGAGAGAGGGCCCGCGGCGGCCCGCGCCCGCCGCAAGCGGGTCCTGAACTGGATCGCCGTGCACTGCGTGGCCATCGCGATCGCGCTGCTGTTCGTGCTCCCCTTCGTGTTCGTCTTCCTGACGTCCGTGATGAGCGACGACCAGGCGATGAGCGGCGACCTGTGGCCGGACGCCTGGCACTGGGAGAACTACAAGGCCGTCGTGCAGACGGACGGCTTCCTCGACTGGTGGAAGAACTCGCTGATCTACGCGGGCCTGGGGACGCTGCTCACCGTGTGCTCGGCGATCCCCGTCGCGTACGCGCTCGCCAAGTTCCGCTTCCGCGGCCGGCGTACGGCGATGATGCTGGTCATCTCGACGATGATGCTGCCGCCCCAGGTCATCGTGATTCCGATGTACCTGGTGTGGGCGCAGCAGTTCCATCTGTCGGGGACGCTGTGGCCGCTGATCATCCCGATGGCGTTCGGCGACGCGTACTCGATCTTCCTGCTCCGTCAGTTCCTGCTGACGATCCCGAAGGAGTACATCGAGTCGGCGAAGGTCGACGGCTGCGGCGAACTGCGCACCCTGCTGAAGATCGTGGTGCCGATGGCCAAGCCCGGCATCGCCGCGATCGCGCTGTTCCAGTTCTTCTACTGCTGGAACGACTACTTCGGTCCGCAGATCTACGCGGCCCAGAACCCGGCGTCGTGGACACTGAGTTACGGGCTCGAATCCTTCAAGTCGGCGCACAGCGTCAACTGGAACCTGACGATGGCCGCGACGCTGCTCGTGATGGCGCCGGTCTGCATCGTCTTCTTCTTCGCACAGAAGGCCTTCGTCGAAGGCGTCACCCTCACCGGGGTCAAGGGCTAAGGAAGGTCATTCGGATATGAAGCTCGCTGTGGTCGGCGGAGGGTCGACCTACACACCCGAACTCATCGACGGATTCGCGCGGTTGCGGGACACGCTGCCGATCGAGGAACTGGTCCTCGTCGACCCGGCGGCCGACCGCCTCGAACTGGTCGGCGGTCTCGCGCGCCGGATCTTCGCCAAGCAGGGCCACCCGGGCGTCATCCGTACGACGTCCGACGTGGACGCCGGGGTCGCCGACGCCGACGCCGTGCTACTCCAGCTGCGCATCGGCGGCCAGGCCGCGCGCAACCAGGACGAGACGTGGCCCCTCGAATGCGGCTGCGTCGGCCAGGAGACGACCGGCGCGGGCGGCCTCGCGAAGGCGCTGCGCACGGTGCCGGTGGTCCTCGACATCGCCGAGCGCGTGCGCCGCGCCAACCCGAACGCCTGGATCATCGACTTCACCAACCCGGTCGGCATCGTCACCCGGGCGCTGCTCCAGGCCGGGCACAAGGCGGTCGGGCTCTGCAACGTGGCGATCGGCTTCCAGCGGAAGTTCGCCCGCCTCCTCGACGTGGCGCCGTCGCAGGTCCACCTCGACCACGTCGGCCTCAACCACCTCACGTGGGAGCTCGGCGTCCGCCTCGGCGGCCCGGACGGCGAGGACGTGCTGCCCCGGCTGCTCGCCGACCACGGTGACGCCGTCGCCGAGGACCTGCACATGCCGCGCCAGATCGTCGACCGGCTGGGGGTCGTGCCGTCGTACTACCTGCGCTACTACTACCAACATGACGCTGTCGTACGGGAATTGCGCACCAAACCGTCGCGGGCCGCGCAGGTGGCCGAGATGGAGCGCGAGTTGCTGACGATGTACGGCGACCCGACGCTGGACGAGAAGCCCGAGCTGCTCGCCAAGCGCGGCGGCGCCTTCTACAGCGAGGCGGCCGTCGACCTCGCCGCGTCCCTGCTCGGCGGCGGCGGCTCGCCGTACCAGGTGGTCAACACGTACAACAACGGCACGCTGCCGTTCCTGCCCGACGACGCCGTCATCGAGGTGCAGGCCGCGGTCGACGGGAAGGGCGCGCGCCCGCTGCCGGTGCCGCGGCTCGACCCGATGTACGCGGGCCTCGTCGCGAACGTCACCGCGTACGAGGACCTGGCCCTGGACGCCGCCCTGCGCGGCGGCCGCGACCGGGTCTTCAAGGCGCTGCTCGCCCACCCGCTGGTGGGACAGTTCGAGTACGCCGAGCAGCTCACCGACCAGCTGATCGCGCACAACCGGGAGCATCTCGCGTGGGCATGACCGTCCTTGCCGTGGACGCGGGGAACAGCAAGACCGACGTCGCGGTGGTCGCGGCCGACGGCACCGTCGTCGGCGCGGCCCGCGGCGGCGGGTTCCAGCCGCCCAAGGTGGGCGTGGAGGCGGCCGTCGACGTGCTGGCCGAAGCGGTCGGCCGGGCGTTCGCGCAGGCCGGCGTCGCCTCGGTCGCGCACGTGTCGGCGTGCCTGGCCAACGCCGATCTCCCGGTGGAGGAGAAGGAGTTGGCGGTCGCGCTGCGGGCCCGGGGTGGGCGCCGGGTGTCGACGTGCGCAACGACACGTTCGCGGTGCTGCGCGCCGGGCTCCTGGAGGACGGCGAGCCGCGCGGCGTCGCCGTCGTGTGCGGCGCGGGCGTCAACTGCGTCGGCATGCTGCCGGACGGGCGCACCGCCCGCTTCCCGGCGATCGGCAAGATCTCCGGCGACTGGGGCGGCGGCGGGGGCCTGGCGGAGGAGGCCCTCTGGTTCGCGGCCCGCGCGGAGGACGGCCGGGGCGAACCCACGGCCCTGATGCGCACGCTGCCCGCGCACTTCGGGCTCTCCTCCATGTACGCGCTCATCGAGGCGCTGCACCTGGAGCACATCCCCCTCGCCCGGCGCCACGAGTGCACGCCCGTGCTGTTCGCCACGGCGGCGGACGGGGACCCGGTGGCCCGCGCCGTGGTGGACCGGATGGCCGAGGAGGTCGTGGCGATGTCGGTGGTCGCGCTGCGCCGCCTCGATCTGCTGGCGGAGGAGGTGCCGGTCCTCCTGGGCGGCAGCGTCCTGGCCGCACGCCACCCTCAACTGGAGTCACGGATCAGCGAGTTGCTGTCGGTCCGCGCGCCCAGGGCGGTACCGCGGGTGGTCTCCGAGCGGCCGGTCCTCGGCGCGGCGCTGCTCGGCCTCGACGCGGTGGGGGCCGCGCCGGAGGTGTTCGCGCGGGTGCGGGGCCACTACGCGTCGTAGCGGGAGCGCGGGGCGCCGGGACCGGGAACGGCCCGGCGCCCCGCCGTGATCGCCGGGCCGCGAAGGGAACCGATCGCATCCCCGGCACGTGTTCCAAGGCGGGGCCCGCGACGTCGTACCGGAAGCGGCCGGGGCACGGCCGGGGCGAGATCGCCTGAACAAGATCGAGTCAATGCCTGTGCGGATGTCAGTCGCGGCAGCGATACTTGCGGCCGTGCACCTTCGCCCGCGCCCTCGTACGCCGGGCGGAAGTGAACGACGTACGACCATGGGGGAGGGTCGAGAGTGACATCACCGCCGAACGGGAGCGCGGCGCCACCGGGGCGTGGCACCGTGCCGTCGATGCCGAGCGTGCCGCCGCAGACGCGGGGCGCGGCGCCCGGCGTGCCCGCGCCCGCACCGGCGCCCGCGCGGCGCACCGCCTGGGCCGAGGGCGTGGACCGCCTGAAGTCCGCGGCGACGACCGAGCCGGGGCGGCTGCGCATCATCGGGGCCGTGATCGCGCTGCTCGTCGTGGCGTTCGGCGCGACGACGGCGTGGCAGATGACGGACCGTTCCGCCGCCGCCGACGACGTGCTGCACTCCAGCCAGCCGCTGAGCGCCGACGCGGCCGACATCTACCGCTCCCTCGCCGACGCCAACACCGCGGCGTCCAGCGGGTTCCTGGCGGGCGGGCAGGAGCCCGCCGCCGTGCGCGACCGGTACGAGAAGGACATCCGTACCGCCGCCGAGAAGCTCGTGACCGCCGCGGCCAGCACCGACCCGGGCTCCCCCTCCGCGAAGACGATCGCCGAACTGAACAAGCTGCTGCCGCAGTACAAGGGCCTCATCGAGCGGGCCCGCGCCAACAACCGGCAGGGCTTCCCGCTGGGCGGCGCCTACCTGCGGTACGCGAACGAGAAGATGCAGACCGAGATGCTCCCGGCCGCCGAGGACCTGTACACCAAGGAGAACCAGCGGCTGCGCGGCGACTACGACGCGGCGACCCCGTACCCCTGGATCGCGATCGCCCTCGGCGTCATCGCCCTCGGGGCTCTCGCGTGGGCGCAGCGACGCAACTACCGTCGGACGAACCGGGTGTTCAACCACGGACTGCTCGCCGCGACCGCCGCCTCGGCGGTGGTGCTGCTGTGGCTCGTGGTGGGGCACACGGTGGCGCGCAGCGGGCTCGACGCCTCCTACGACCACGGCGTCCGCTCGCTGAACGTCCTGCACGACGCGAGCATCGCGTCCTTGAAGGCGCGCGGCAGCGAGAACCTGACGCTGGTCAGCCGCGGCGCCGAGACGGTCGAGCTGAAGAACGGCGACATCAAGGACAAGTACGACGTCGACTTCCAGAAGCAGATGAACACGCTGGGCGACAAGTTGGGCGCCGCCGACTCCCTCGCGGGCGGCGACAGCGCCGGACGCGCCCCGGTGACGAAGGCGAACGCGAGCATGAAGGAATGGCTCGCCCGCCACAAGGACGCCCGCAAGGCGGACGATTCCGGTAACTACCAGGGCGCCCTCGACAAGATCATCGGCTCGAAGCAGGACAAGCCGACCGGAGAGTGCTTCGATCTGGTGGACCAGAGTCTCGACACGGCACTGGCGCACGAGCAGCGGCAGTTCAGCACCGAGGCGGGCGACGGGCTCGACGCGATGACCGGACTGCCCGTGGGCGCC includes:
- a CDS encoding ABC transporter ATP-binding protein, with protein sequence MSTLLVAEGLTKSYGRTPALRGADVEVHAGEILAVTGASGSGKSTLLHCLAGIVHPDAGAVAYEGTRLAGLDEERLSELRRTDFGIVFQFGQLIPELSALDNVALPLLLAGRPRAAARAEADAWLERFGVRGQRELRAGEMSGGQAQRVALARALVTEPKIVFADEPTGALDSLATEQVLASLVHTTRETHTAVVLVTHEAQVAAYADREVRLQDGVVQDAFGAMPSGSSSAASEVAR
- a CDS encoding FtsX-like permease family protein; the encoded protein is MSAGSDLRLAWLLTRGADRLERRRAALTAVGAGAATLFALGAVALASIRGQVWFPYGYGLLDQPGTRQGFVLALLLLLVPVLGFLGQCARIGAVHRDRRLAGLRLSGAGPKQVRRIAALEAGLACLVGAVAGLVVFTVAVLSVGRLPDPVAWAGSAVVVVAVPVLAALVSRFALRRVIASPLGHVRRERARGGPGLLVGLFLPVLLVAAAVVLVMARGFRGQVAVLPMIVIGTVAVTGAAALWITGFSARTMGRRLAERAQKPATLLAAHRLQEDPWAAARSHAAVVLVTVVGVALIGIRRILIDRLHEQRREGTLGMSIEYYTFGIDLTGAAVALALLISMAALAVGVAESLSSRRRALAAQTASGVPRRVLIRALLLETALPLAPALLLATAGGTAIHTAYASATDQDVPWAAPLLVPVAVYGCCLLAAATALPLLRRSTHPAYLRMA
- a CDS encoding mechanosensitive ion channel family protein, coding for MWWVSPHPSPSNTEVPAVIATVLPASDTKEQPTLKDAQEQAGQAASWVEQNWSTWLGIGLRVLLIVVIAVVLRVAIRRAITKLIERMNRTAQAVDGTALGGLLVNVERRRQRSQAIGSVLRSVASFVILGTAALMILGTFEINLAPLLASAGVAGVAIGFGARNLVTDFLSGVFMILEDQYGVGDSIDAGVASGEVIEVGLRVTKLRGDNGEIWYVRNGEVKRIGNLSQGWATAGVDVTVRADEDLDKVKSVLAEAGEAMSKAEPWNEMLWGPIEVLGLDSVLLDSMVVRVSAKTMPGKSLTVERELRWRIKRAFDESGIRIVGGVPVQVDGEPAVDPTAGMSAPSAYASTTSPQSLAASPIPPANLSK
- a CDS encoding HNH endonuclease, with protein sequence MPHVLVLNASYEPLGVVPLRRALVLVLENKATCLEESGAFMHSATRTVPAPSVVRLKRFVRVPYRGPVPLTRRALFARDGGRCMYCGGVATSVDHVIPRSRGGQHVWDNVVASCRRCNHTKADRHLVEIGWRLRHKPAPPSGLAWRIIGTGHRDPRWLPYLQPFGADEALARIEGVSA
- a CDS encoding ROK family transcriptional regulator, translated to MAVTPGTPSVLRVMNDRAALDLLVAHGPLTRTRIGELTGLSKPTTSQILGRLEAAGLVRTTGSQAGRPGPNAVLYEIEPGAAHVAALSADPTGITAVVADITGAERGRCRIEAVAVAEDVRHRTAQLVAEAVEGALGKAGLRPDELTATVIGTPGAIDPHTGQLRYAPHLPGWHSRTLRAELAEVLGTPVSIENDVNLAAVAEQHEGAAQDHDDFVLAYVDEGVGAAIVLGGTLLRGATGGAGEIGYMPLPGAPLARGGDSVHARTDGGGGFQSLVAAPAVRQLAGGVHDLGEALSNPGVLDEVARRLATGLAAVVAVVDPELVVLSGTVAQAGGDALRERVEEELSGLALPRPQLRVSELDGDPILTGALRTALTQARDTVFDTSTA
- a CDS encoding ABC transporter substrate-binding protein — encoded protein: MPRWRIPLRAPVVLASAGLLLAGCANPSTGSADDDPTKPVTITFWHGWSAPGEVKAINDSIARFEKLHPNIRVRATGNVSDATVNQALRAGGDEAPDVVSSFTTNNVGQYCDSGMWVDLDPFMKKTGLKKDEVFPRSLLNYTSYQGNQCALPLLADAFGMYYNKDAFKEAGIARPPKTMSEFVADSKKLTEKSGNSYKRVGFMPNFRLYQNSPDRLFAQWGPTYFDKSGKSRLAKEPASYEFFKTARKLVDAQGGYDALEKFRTSFGDEMSNQNAFLSGKLAMHLDGEWRGLMLDDAKAKFDWGVAPLPVPDDQAETYGRGYLTGTVAGIAHSSKHQNAAWELVRFLTADTDQVVKFANAIHNVPSTYAALKSPKLDADPTFRTFLDIAKNKYSQVLPPSTNGGMYIVQLQDFSYSEEAGDVPDLKKGLKRLDRLIDADTLQSKN
- a CDS encoding sugar ABC transporter permease; translated protein: MALTLSRPARRRLRTLGFLSPWLIGFSAFFAYPLIATVYFSFMHYNQIKAPTFVGLRNWKYVFQDMPLFGPALWNTLWLVVIMVALRVVFGLSLGLLVTKIKSGVGFFRTAFYLPYLAPPVAATVAFVFLLNPATGPVNEVLGKVGIDGPNWFNDPAWAKPSLVLLSLWGIGDLMVIFMAALLDVPKEQYEAADLDGAGAWSKFRFVTWPSITPIVMFAVVTGVVQTMQYYTQALVAGKIASGVSIGPGSVIQPGYPDHSTLTVPQLVYSMGFQNFNTGAACVLSLVLFVIAMAVTMLLMRKRSGLLAAED
- a CDS encoding carbohydrate ABC transporter permease, with protein sequence MTTTTLRPAAPTTTAKAPYERGPAAARARRKRVLNWIAVHCVAIAIALLFVLPFVFVFLTSVMSDDQAMSGDLWPDAWHWENYKAVVQTDGFLDWWKNSLIYAGLGTLLTVCSAIPVAYALAKFRFRGRRTAMMLVISTMMLPPQVIVIPMYLVWAQQFHLSGTLWPLIIPMAFGDAYSIFLLRQFLLTIPKEYIESAKVDGCGELRTLLKIVVPMAKPGIAAIALFQFFYCWNDYFGPQIYAAQNPASWTLSYGLESFKSAHSVNWNLTMAATLLVMAPVCIVFFFAQKAFVEGVTLTGVKG